In a genomic window of Clavelina lepadiformis chromosome 7, kaClaLepa1.1, whole genome shotgun sequence:
- the LOC143465294 gene encoding uncharacterized protein LOC143465294, with protein MSKRCTAVLMLIFIMSLSSNFASSVPYDQYTSHPSYTSYEDSSYDTDTGGSGTSDSGYYTDDEDVEYVLPETGDYVDGYEAVLKNNEKVKNSVPESNWFSCDNNKLWLTLDKKCDGIRDCFNCSDENNCTHATDSQFFFCYEDAKDTDTKGNATYSFNDPYCIPKHQFCNGEKDCFSGADEKQIGYGFKCVVKGSQKTCLLAFGTGQLCFNKTTACRAEIVSQSVNCTTSGTVRLSSSKPSLLILLVILLLTLFLFH; from the exons ATGAGTAAACGCTGTACTGCTGTACTGATGCTGATTTTCATTATGTCCTTGTCTTCAA ATTTCGCATCTTCTGTTCCATACGACCAATACACTTCACACCCATCGTATACTTCGTACGAGGATTCTAGCTACGACACTGATACCGGTGGAAGTGGAACATCAGACAGTGGTTATTATACTGATGATGAAGATGTTGAGTATGTTTTACCTGAAACAGGCGATTACGTCGATG GCTACGAAGCTGTGCTGAAGAATAacgaaaaagttaaaaacagcGTGCCGGAATCAAATTGGTTTTCTTGCGACAACAACAAACTGTGGCTGACTCTGGACAAGAAATGTGACGGCATCCGTGACTGCTTTAACTGTTCAGATGAAAATAATTGTACGCATGCGACTGACAGCCAGTTCTTCTTTTGCTATGAAG ACGCCAAAGACACAGACACCAAAGGTAATGCCACTTACTCATTTAACGACCCTTATTGTATACCAAAGCACCAATTTTGCAACGGCGAGAAAGATTGTTTTTCGGGCGCTGACGAAAAACAGATTGGTTATGGATTTAAGTGTGTGGTAAAAGGATCACAAAAAACTTGTCTTCTTGCCTTCGGCACAGGGCAGCTCTGCTTTAACAAAACCACAGCTTGTAGGGCAGAGATCGTTTCACAGTCAGTAAATTGCACCACTAGTGGTACCGTGCGTTTATCGTCGTCCAAGCCTTCTCTCTTAATCTTGCTCGTCATTTTACTACTCACTCTGTTTCTGTTTCATTAA
- the LOC143465681 gene encoding kelch-like protein 12 isoform X1, translating to MELESNHATEILNSLNEDRKTTKDFCDFTIKAGGKQFPVHKCVVGSISEYFKKMFTTKMKESYLHEGNVKEFSGPTLASVINFIYTSCIILTHDNVYDVLEAAEYLRIPSLKEQCKIFFKASLNEENCLKIRSYSNRYNMGDLVQAAETFISKNLGAVLKSADFLQFGIDDVKYMLKLESDEELIDEDKYRSVISWTKHGGCDRKEHFSDLFCFIQLDYLSSEFLNDVVRKEELVCNSLECMNLLVMSLSSRLSGAQVFKKKKGQFDRILIIGGWGCEESVVNFHTKTNQWSKMPDTNIARGYASAVNYNQQILLMGGSGKGWHGHYYNSVEMLDLNDENPNWDSNLPSMGEKRFTFASTLLNGLVYCVGGMNDTGRLSSCESYNPEERKWSSIRNMNEKRIYHALVSARGAWRKG from the exons ATGGAACTGGAAAGCAACCACGCCACTGAGATACTCAACAGCTTAAATGA GGatcgaaaaacaacaaaagacttctgtgatttcacaataaaagcTGGAGGAAAACAATTCCCTGTTCACAAATGTGTGGTTGGTTCAATCTCggaatatttcaagaaaatgttcACTACGAAG ATGAAAGAAAGTTATTTGCACGAAGGAAATGTTAAAGAATTCAGTGGTCCAACATTGGCATCGGTCATTAACTTCATATACACTTCATGCATAATTCTCACTCATGACAATGTATATGATGTACTGGAAGCAGCAGAATATCTACGGATTCCAA GTTTGAAAGAACAGTGcaagatattttttaaagcatctctcaatgaagaaaattgtttgaaaattcgaTCTTATTCAAACCGATACAACATGGGTGATCTTGTTCAAGCAGCTGAAACTTTCATTTCTAAAAACCTGGgagcagttttgaaaagtGCAGATTTCCTTCAGTTTGGTATTGATGATGTCAAGTATATGCTGAAGTTGGAAAGTGATGAA GAATTGATCGACGAGGACAAGTACAGGAGTGTGATAAGCTGGACAAAACATGGCGGTTGTGACAGAAAGGAACATTTCAgtgatttgttttgttttattcaacTGGATTATTTATCCTCAGAGTTTTTGAATGATGTTGTCCGCAAAGAA GAATTGGTTTGTAATTCACTTGAGTGTATGAATCTGCTCGTCATGTCACTGAGTTCCCGATTGTCCGGTGCTCAAGTCTTTAAGAAAAAGAAAGGTCAG TTCGATAGAATTCTTATCATTGGTGGATGGGGTTGTGAAGAAAGTGTTGTCAACTTCCACACCAAGACAAACCAGTGGAGTAAAATGCCG GACACAAACATTGCTCGGGGATATGCATCTGCTGTaaattacaatcaacaaattttattgatgggtGGTAGTGGTAAAGGGTGGCATGGTCATTACTACAACTCTGTTGAGATGTTGGACTTGAATGATGAGAATCCAAATTGGGATAGCAACTTGCCTTCTATGGGAGAAAAGCGATTTACATTTGCATCAACATTATTGAATG GTCTTGTTTATTGTGTTGGTGGTATGAATGACACTGGTCGTCTATCATCATGTGAAAGTTACAATCCGGAAGAGAGGAAATGGTCTTCGATAAGAAACATGAATGAAAAGCGAATTTACCACGCGTTGGTCAGTGCACGAG GCGCTTGGAGGAAGGGATAG
- the LOC143465681 gene encoding kelch-like protein 12 isoform X2, which translates to MELESNHATEILNSLNEDRKTTKDFCDFTIKAGGKQFPVHKCVVGSISEYFKKMFTTKMKESYLHEGNVKEFSGPTLASVINFIYTSCIILTHDNVYDVLEAAEYLRIPSLKEQCKIFFKASLNEENCLKIRSYSNRYNMGDLVQAAETFISKNLGAVLKSADFLQFGIDDVKYMLKLESDEELIDEDKYRSVISWTKHGGCDRKEHFSDLFCFIQLDYLSSEFLNDVVRKEELVCNSLECMNLLVMSLSSRLSGAQVFKKKKAQFDRILIIGGWGCEESVVNFHTKTNQWSKMPDTNIARGYASAVNYNQQILLMGGSGKGWHGHYYNSVEMLDLNDENPNWDSNLPSMGEKRFTFASTLLNGLVYCVGGMNDTGRLSSCESYNPEERKWSSIRNMNEKRIYHALVSARGAWRKG; encoded by the exons ATGGAACTGGAAAGCAACCACGCCACTGAGATACTCAACAGCTTAAATGA GGatcgaaaaacaacaaaagacttctgtgatttcacaataaaagcTGGAGGAAAACAATTCCCTGTTCACAAATGTGTGGTTGGTTCAATCTCggaatatttcaagaaaatgttcACTACGAAG ATGAAAGAAAGTTATTTGCACGAAGGAAATGTTAAAGAATTCAGTGGTCCAACATTGGCATCGGTCATTAACTTCATATACACTTCATGCATAATTCTCACTCATGACAATGTATATGATGTACTGGAAGCAGCAGAATATCTACGGATTCCAA GTTTGAAAGAACAGTGcaagatattttttaaagcatctctcaatgaagaaaattgtttgaaaattcgaTCTTATTCAAACCGATACAACATGGGTGATCTTGTTCAAGCAGCTGAAACTTTCATTTCTAAAAACCTGGgagcagttttgaaaagtGCAGATTTCCTTCAGTTTGGTATTGATGATGTCAAGTATATGCTGAAGTTGGAAAGTGATGAA GAATTGATCGACGAGGACAAGTACAGGAGTGTGATAAGCTGGACAAAACATGGCGGTTGTGACAGAAAGGAACATTTCAgtgatttgttttgttttattcaacTGGATTATTTATCCTCAGAGTTTTTGAATGATGTTGTCCGCAAAGAA GAATTGGTTTGTAATTCACTTGAGTGTATGAATCTGCTCGTCATGTCACTGAGTTCCCGATTGTCCGGTGCTCAAGTCTTTAAGAAAAAGAAAG CTCAGTTCGATAGAATTCTTATCATTGGTGGATGGGGTTGTGAAGAAAGTGTTGTCAACTTCCACACCAAGACAAACCAGTGGAGTAAAATGCCG GACACAAACATTGCTCGGGGATATGCATCTGCTGTaaattacaatcaacaaattttattgatgggtGGTAGTGGTAAAGGGTGGCATGGTCATTACTACAACTCTGTTGAGATGTTGGACTTGAATGATGAGAATCCAAATTGGGATAGCAACTTGCCTTCTATGGGAGAAAAGCGATTTACATTTGCATCAACATTATTGAATG GTCTTGTTTATTGTGTTGGTGGTATGAATGACACTGGTCGTCTATCATCATGTGAAAGTTACAATCCGGAAGAGAGGAAATGGTCTTCGATAAGAAACATGAATGAAAAGCGAATTTACCACGCGTTGGTCAGTGCACGAG GCGCTTGGAGGAAGGGATAG
- the LOC143465681 gene encoding kelch-like protein 12 isoform X3 — translation MELESNHATEILNSLNEDRKTTKDFCDFTIKAGGKQFPVHKCVVGSISEYFKKMFTTKMKESYLHEGNVKEFSGPTLASVINFIYTSCIILTHDNVYDVLEAAEYLRIPSLKEQCKIFFKASLNEENCLKIRSYSNRYNMGDLVQAAETFISKNLGAVLKSADFLQFGIDDVKYMLKLESDEELIDEDKYRSVISWTKHGGCDRKEHFSDLFCFIQLDYLSSEFLNDVVRKEELVCNSLECMNLLVMSLSSRLSGAQVFKKKKGQFDRILIIGGWGCEESVVNFHTKTNQWSKMPDTNIARGYASAVNYNQQILLMGGSGKGWHGHYYNSVEMLDLNDENPNWDSNLPSMGEKRFTFASTLLNDQKKNALVRCDTNLF, via the exons ATGGAACTGGAAAGCAACCACGCCACTGAGATACTCAACAGCTTAAATGA GGatcgaaaaacaacaaaagacttctgtgatttcacaataaaagcTGGAGGAAAACAATTCCCTGTTCACAAATGTGTGGTTGGTTCAATCTCggaatatttcaagaaaatgttcACTACGAAG ATGAAAGAAAGTTATTTGCACGAAGGAAATGTTAAAGAATTCAGTGGTCCAACATTGGCATCGGTCATTAACTTCATATACACTTCATGCATAATTCTCACTCATGACAATGTATATGATGTACTGGAAGCAGCAGAATATCTACGGATTCCAA GTTTGAAAGAACAGTGcaagatattttttaaagcatctctcaatgaagaaaattgtttgaaaattcgaTCTTATTCAAACCGATACAACATGGGTGATCTTGTTCAAGCAGCTGAAACTTTCATTTCTAAAAACCTGGgagcagttttgaaaagtGCAGATTTCCTTCAGTTTGGTATTGATGATGTCAAGTATATGCTGAAGTTGGAAAGTGATGAA GAATTGATCGACGAGGACAAGTACAGGAGTGTGATAAGCTGGACAAAACATGGCGGTTGTGACAGAAAGGAACATTTCAgtgatttgttttgttttattcaacTGGATTATTTATCCTCAGAGTTTTTGAATGATGTTGTCCGCAAAGAA GAATTGGTTTGTAATTCACTTGAGTGTATGAATCTGCTCGTCATGTCACTGAGTTCCCGATTGTCCGGTGCTCAAGTCTTTAAGAAAAAGAAAGGTCAG TTCGATAGAATTCTTATCATTGGTGGATGGGGTTGTGAAGAAAGTGTTGTCAACTTCCACACCAAGACAAACCAGTGGAGTAAAATGCCG GACACAAACATTGCTCGGGGATATGCATCTGCTGTaaattacaatcaacaaattttattgatgggtGGTAGTGGTAAAGGGTGGCATGGTCATTACTACAACTCTGTTGAGATGTTGGACTTGAATGATGAGAATCCAAATTGGGATAGCAACTTGCCTTCTATGGGAGAAAAGCGATTTACATTTGCATCAACATTATTGAATG ATCAAAAGAAGAATGCATTGGTTAGATGTGATACCaatttattttga